The stretch of DNA CCCATTAACATTGACCCAACTACAGCCTAGTGTCTTCCTCAACCCCCTACTCGTCATCAATTTTCGCACCCTTGCAACGTCTTCCCACTTCTTTGCTTCTGCAAATATGTTAGCCAGAACCACATAATAACCATCGTTGTATGGATCCAATTCAAGCAAGTGTTCTATGGCTACTTCAGCCACTTCAATGTTCTTGTGAACTTTACACCCACCAAGAACAGCGCCCCACACAGCCGAATTTGGCTGTATAGGCATCTTTTTTATCAACTCACGAGCCTCTTTCAGCAGCCCGGCTCGGCTTAATAGATCAACCATGCAACCATAGTGTTCGATAGAGGGGATGATTCCATAATCTCGAGTCATGCTACAAAAATATGCACGTCCCTCATTTATCAATCCTATATGACTACAAGCGTGTAAGAGCCCAATGAAGGTGACCCCATTAGGCCTCACACCTGTTTGAACCATTTTGGAGAAAAATTCTAATGCTTGCTCAGCTTGTCCATGAATTGCTAGCCCCTGGATCATGGCTGACCAAGAGATGACAGTTGGCTCTTTTATATTTCCAAAAACTTCATGTGCATCTTTTAAACATCCACATTTCATATACATATCGATCAAAGTGTTACAGATATGGATATTTCTCTGAAACCCGCTCTTTTTTGAATACTCATGAATCCTAGTCCCAAGATCGAGTGCTCCCAGGTCAGCACAGGCCGCTAAAACAGCCACCACAGTCACCTCATTCGCCTTCACGCCTTCTTCTTCCATGTTTGTGAACATATTGATAGCTTCCTTAGGTTTCCCACACTGAACGAACCCCGATATCATAGCAGTCCAAGACCTCACATTTTTCACAGGCATTTGCTTAAAAAGCTTGTATGCAGAATCCACATCACCCCTCTTCACCAGTTGTGTGACCATAGTATTCCAAGATACAACATCTCGCTGCAGCATCTTATTAAACAATAGCACGGCATGGCTAACATCCCCACAAGATGCATATAAATGAACAATTTTGTTTTGCAAGACCATGTTAGACTGAAGCCCAAGTTTTTCGATAAATGCATGGATGGTTCTGCCATGGAAATTATCTAGTAATTCCACACATGCCTTAAGAACATAAGAGCAAGTGAAACTATCAGGGCACACATTGTGCCTTCGCAACTGGTAAAACAGTAAAATAGTATCAAATGGAGCATCGCTCTTAGCAAAATCTCTTAAGCAACAGTTCCAGAAGAAAATTTCCGTCTCTTCAACTTGCTCAAAGATTTGTTGAGCATATGGAAAACTAGGGGTAAGAGCGCAAACCGAGGCTACACGAGAAAGTGGGAAGACCGAGAGAGGAATGCCGGTGGTGATGGCAAGGGAATGCAATTGCTTGAGCTCAAAAGGGGACTTGAATTTATGAACGAGTTCCGTTGTGAGAGTCTCTATTATGGACTTGGACGAACTTCTCAAGCCACACCTGTCTTCAATATCCAAAGGCGGGGGCATACGAAGAGATGACACAATGGGAAGTGGGAAAACCATGCCCCCTTCAAAAAATTTAGCTTCGGCCCTCAGACTGAGCCCTTGATGAAATAAAACGAATTACAGAATAAAATTTTGGGTAACTACGAAGAAATTGCACTCCCTTACTTAGTCAGACACGCATTGCACTCAAGAATCAAAGAGAATGATAAATTACAACAAAAAGATACTAACCGTGGATAAACAAAAATGCTGGATGAGAATGGTAACAAATGaatatgagaaaaaaaaaaggataacTGATAACTAAGGAGGGTAAGAAAGTGTTCCCTGAAAGAAAACACAAATGCGGCAGTTCAAGAAAGCAGAGTTATCACCTTCGCCATGGTTCATTTGAGAGCAGATATGGAGCACATGATAAAGCAAGGGAACGGCTGTATCTGGTCCTGTTTTTCGACACACTCGTTCAAAGACTTCACCAAGATGTGTATATATCTTGAATAATTTTATACAAGCCATTTCTAGTGTCAGCCGTCAGCGTTAGGTCGGTTCGGTCGAATTAGCCATAACTGtaccgaaccgaaccgaaccgaaatATTTATTCATAACAGAACCGAccgaattaattttcataaccgaTGAAATCGAACCGAATAAAAATCGATTAATTCGGTCggtaaccgaattaaccgattagctttaaaaaaaattgtgatttaaattcaattatatatgtaatttttcttgAACATTACAGTCTacacaaatgcataaaaatataaaatcacacacatcacaaatgtataagttttgtttgaatacaattaaaacatgtttttttatataaaataacataatatgGGCGGACATCGTCTCGACCGGTGACGAGAGATGGGTGGACGACGGATGAAGTCAAGAGTGGAGAATAGATAAGTGAGAATGAGAAAGCCAAGACCTTTAGAATTATATTAGAATTatggttgattttaaaattaaaaatttaaatatatataaaaaattgataaataataaaaatttattaaataatagtatTTATTATATCGATTAATTCGGTTAAtcgattttaaaaatttgaaaatcagTAATCGAACCGAATTAAACGATATAAccgaattttttaaatttgaaaaccgaATTTCTGAAATAACTGAACCGAATTTTCGAATTGGTTCGGTTCGGTCTGTTAATTCAATTTAACCGAAAATGTTAATTCAATTTAACCGAAATCTTGTTCACCCCTATTTCTACTATCTATTTTTCAGTTCAAACTTCTAAGTGGATAattcttatttttaattattatgagCATTATTGGTAATTATTTTTTGCCTTGAAAATGTACATATATATGAGATAAATTAAGAGTAAAAAGCTcttgtgattatgataatataatAGTAAGATAGAAAAATTGCTTATGCATGCACGAAATCGTGCCAAGATAATATGACTTCTACAATCAGCGAAACTAGAAATCCAATCgaagaaaattaataaaaattacaaAGAAAATTCATGAACGACAACATATTTAATTTCGATGTTGTTTTTAAcgtatttacaaaataaattgGAAAAGATGCGATATAAGATGAACTAAAATTGCTAGAAGTTGCAGAGACCATTTGCTGTAATTTTGTGTGTTATTTTGATGAAATTGTCGAGTCTCACTCATGTGATTCCGTCTATTTATGTTCATTCCCCCAAGTAGTTTGACTTATTCCTGGATCATGAATTAACTTCATCAACATATGCCGAGCAGAGACTCAAACCGCCCAAATATTCTAACTCAATGGGCTTTTTTATTAGCTTTTAGGATTTGAGCCTAGCAAGATTTGGGCTTAAAAAATGCCCTCGTAACCAATTCAACCATTAGGTCAATTTAGCTATTTATATAAGTCAAGCCCTATTGTCACAACCTATTACAAGTCTGgaccaaaaattcataaaacGAAGGAAttgaatggaaaaaaaaaacaaagatgtGATCCTCCTGACTTCAATTCTATGTTggataaaataattgaaatgtgATACTTGAGATGTTGAATGGTTTCAAAGATTTGAGTTATACTGTTATTACctgctataacttttggtaaagtgaCAAGCGCTAAGTCCTACAATTGAAATTAGAGCTAATGTCATGGGTTTgtttctcattgattgcaagaagTACAATTATTGGGAGAGAGATTTTTTAGTGTAATAATTCACTAGTAGAATTTTTGGTTTTTACTTCGCCACTGATTATTTCGGCGATTATTTATTATGAAGTGGAATATACCAATTAACTTCAGTAATAACACCGGCGAagtaaaacattattttttacttcaaaattttaaaaacacggactttacttctaattttttgtaACATTTTACTTCGAAATAGTAGTTTTGATGaagtaaaaagtaaaaaagattaaaatttatatttagtgaagtaaaaaaatgaatcatacttaacttttaattttctttaattACTTTGTAAAAGATGAACCGATAGTTAACTTTTAatacaactcaataattgtgAAGTCATTCTTTATTAATTACTTCACtataatacaaaaataaaatgaattctTTCAAATTGACTACTTTGTCAATAAATGTAAATTGCGAagtaataaaataccaaatacttcaacaaataaAATCATGGCGaagttataaaatataattacttcATCATAGTTCCATAACAACGAAGCCATTCGCAGCATTTATTTCACCAAAATACAAAACCTGTGAAGTTATACAAAACATTTCATTCGTCAATCAATGTAAACTATGAAGTCACTACAAAAAATTAGGTGTCAACGATGGGTAATTAAAAATCGAAAAATTTTGTGACAGTTGCTTCTGAAACCGTCGCCATTTAAAAAATTACGACGGTTTTAAAgataccgtcgctaattagttGCAACAGTTTTaattaaactgtcgctaattaacACACTTAGCGACTGTTTAATATAATCATCGCTaattatagcgacggtttttgaatcGCAACGGTTTAGTGAAATTGTCGCTTTCCTACACACCACTTCACATATGTGATAAATTTCTCTTTAGGCGATCTAAGTTTCAATTTGCGGTAAGTTTTTTTTAGCTTCGAtttttgttaaatttttgaATGTTGGAATCATGCATTTTGTTAGCATGTAtctactaataattataaaactaaatttttttattaaattataaaacaaatatatatatatatatatatatatatatataattagcgacggttttaaactgtcgctaattaacgacagattttgatatttttcgtcgctaattagcgacagtttatgtcaaaaaccgtcgctaataagctattagcgacggtttttagaAAACGTCAATATGATTGCGAAGGTGATTTTTCGAATGGTTTAAAGTTTCGTCATTAAgtacaatatttttttgtagtTATATATAAGTTATTACTTCTGCACTTTACGAAATCGATAAAGTAAAAGACATTGTTTTAGTTCGGCATCGGTCTAATTTTTGACCGTTTTTCCTCATTAAACCGGCTAAATACTTTGTTAATTTCTTGGATACGACTTCGGTTATAATGCGAAGTAAAATGATACCCTATTACTTCATGTGCGTTTACTTCGGCAATTATCTGCCTATGACTTTATGGAATATACGAAGTAAATTAAGGAAATTCTACTAGTGATTGTCTCTGCTGGGTAGAGAAATCAAAACGTTGAGATTGACTGTATTAcgacttaaaagatttgagttgtagCATTATCACCAGCTATCATTTTTGATAAAATCGCAAATACTCGGTCCTACAATCTTATTCCTCCAACTTCTGCAACCAACAAATTCTACACAACATAATACTTTCCCCTCAAGTTTCTCCATCTTCTCTATATTCTTTGCTTCTTTTCCTCAAATACAACTCATTCATGCACATAGTCATCTCATTGCCTCTCAAATACTTTGTCACTGACGTTCCTCTGGCCCATTTGCTGCTTTACCTTTGATTTTTGGTTTCTTCGATTCCTGAATGCTCTTCGGTTGTTCTAGCAACCAATAATGCCGCCAAAACTTGTGTTCTTTGGCTTTGTTCTTTTTTACGATTCCAAAAGCGTTTCGGACACTCTTCACCTGCCGTGATTTAATCATACATCTATAGCTGATTTTCCAGTCGTATCTCGTGTATCGGCACCGGTAATATGAAATTTTTCCAATTATTTATAGCACAAATGTATTAAAGTTTTTGTGGCCTTTTTTTCTCTTCACTCAAGGTGTTTGAGATTTGGTGTGAACGAGGCTTGTGTGTCCAGCTTTATGATTTACCTCAGAGTTTGTTGATCCAATAACTTTGTGAAAGGTCAactactttttaactttaaaatcctgcaattttttgttgtaaaattcgaaacttgtaatttaaaatactcaatattttaaaaatctaaaaattaatttaacatttaaaatttcaagtgcataaaaatccttaaatcgtcaattaacaaaaatccTACGTCAACTattaacatgatcaaaactaaactttaaaataaagcataacaatatctaaataaatcattctaaatatttttttctcgaaacattaactatcaagctaatgcggaaaataaatgtctCTCAAGAATGTACTGCGAGACTCGAGAGTACTCAAGTGTCAGCGTctccctcaatatcatcctcacctgcaaccatccaaacctagtgagtctaatgactcagcacgttctaaccatatgtaacaaataatacatatacatgtacatgcattaaaatcacacttttatttaaaataatcttgtaattataaatcatttaatcgtaAAGTTTTCCATCATCATATATCACTAGTTGTAATCATATCATGtggtcaactgatcagtcttagcttaCCATTGCGCATGAGACGAGCATTAGGCACCGccataaaatagaaa from Primulina tabacum isolate GXHZ01 chromosome 3, ASM2559414v2, whole genome shotgun sequence encodes:
- the LOC142541081 gene encoding pentatricopeptide repeat-containing protein At5g66520-like, which produces MVFPLPIVSSLRMPPPLDIEDRCGLRSSSKSIIETLTTELVHKFKSPFELKQLHSLAITTGIPLSVFPLSRVASVCALTPSFPYAQQIFEQVEETEIFFWNCCLRDFAKSDAPFDTILLFYQLRRHNVCPDSFTCSYVLKACVELLDNFHGRTIHAFIEKLGLQSNMVLQNKIVHLYASCGDVSHAVLLFNKMLQRDVVSWNTMVTQLVKRGDVDSAYKLFKQMPVKNVRSWTAMISGFVQCGKPKEAINMFTNMEEEGVKANEVTVVAVLAACADLGALDLGTRIHEYSKKSGFQRNIHICNTLIDMYMKCGCLKDAHEVFGNIKEPTVISWSAMIQGLAIHGQAEQALEFFSKMVQTGVRPNGVTFIGLLHACSHIGLINEGRAYFCSMTRDYGIIPSIEHYGCMVDLLSRAGLLKEARELIKKMPIQPNSAVWGAVLGGCKVHKNIEVAEVAIEHLLELDPYNDGYYVVLANIFAEAKKWEDVARVRKLMTSRGLRKTLGCSWVNVNGVVHEFVAGDESHPQSQEIFAVWDKLLVCMRLNGYVPNTSVVLLDMEEKEKEKFLFSHSEKLALVFGLINMKPGETIRIFKNLRVCEDCHTALKLISGIVRREVVVRDRNRFHCFKDGSCSCGDYW